The Euphorbia lathyris chromosome 8, ddEupLath1.1, whole genome shotgun sequence genome has a window encoding:
- the LOC136202725 gene encoding uncharacterized protein isoform X1, translating to MRMELFHLAGFLGIIYRDLKRENISTSKQLMSLMSTLQKTLVLLYGDSQRQKRQLMPNEIVVMVPEDILVKGVVGCRQVKIFFFTNSVFAEFGLADQNKKLGDIAASHLLNLWSGKASSGGASWELS from the exons ATGAGGATGGAACTGTTTCACTTAGCAGGATTTCTAG GTATAATTTATAGAGACTTGAAGCGAGAAAATATTTCAACATCTAAG CAGCTAATGTCTCTTATGTCAACTCTCCAAAAAACATTGGTATTGCTGTACGGAGATTCGCAGAGGCAGAAAAGGCAGCTGATGCCAAATGAAATTGTAGTCATG GTACCTGAAGATATTCTGGTTAAGGGAGTGGTTGGATGTAGGCAGGTGAAGATATTCTTTTTTACTAACTCTGTGTTTGCAGAATTTGGATTAGCagatcaaaataaaaagttgggTGATATTGCTGCTTCTCACTTGCTTAACTTATGGAGTGGTAAGGCTAGCAGTGGAGGCGCCTCTTGGGAACTCTCCTAA
- the LOC136202725 gene encoding uncharacterized protein isoform X2 — translation MRMELFHLAGFLGIIYRDLKRENISTSKLMSLMSTLQKTLVLLYGDSQRQKRQLMPNEIVVMVPEDILVKGVVGCRQVKIFFFTNSVFAEFGLADQNKKLGDIAASHLLNLWSGKASSGGASWELS, via the exons ATGAGGATGGAACTGTTTCACTTAGCAGGATTTCTAG GTATAATTTATAGAGACTTGAAGCGAGAAAATATTTCAACATCTAAG CTAATGTCTCTTATGTCAACTCTCCAAAAAACATTGGTATTGCTGTACGGAGATTCGCAGAGGCAGAAAAGGCAGCTGATGCCAAATGAAATTGTAGTCATG GTACCTGAAGATATTCTGGTTAAGGGAGTGGTTGGATGTAGGCAGGTGAAGATATTCTTTTTTACTAACTCTGTGTTTGCAGAATTTGGATTAGCagatcaaaataaaaagttgggTGATATTGCTGCTTCTCACTTGCTTAACTTATGGAGTGGTAAGGCTAGCAGTGGAGGCGCCTCTTGGGAACTCTCCTAA